In a genomic window of Melitaea cinxia chromosome 27, ilMelCinx1.1, whole genome shotgun sequence:
- the LOC123667100 gene encoding pantothenate kinase 3 has product MPWFGMDIGGTLTKLVYFEPRETNRRELDKETEVLKNIRRYLTRNSAYGKTGRRDVHLQMENVTIRGRRGTLHFIRFPTSEVGAFLQLARSKGMAALVNTIYATGGGAYKFEEDFIKEVNMRLSKLDELDALIAGVLFVDSMNPQECYYWAPPDHLTNSKDTYVRKPFDFSNPYPFLLVNIGSGVSMLVVNAPNDYYRVSGTSLGGGTFLGLCCLLAGCSSFEEAIALAASGDNTTVDKLVRDIYGGDYERFGLRGDLVASSFGHMCSAERRARVSRADLARATLVTITNNIGSIARLCASNERLERVVFCGNFLRVNPLSMKLLSYAMSYWSRGALKALFLEHEGYFGAVGCLLHYDSKNHKQQNVSRHATPPESRQADR; this is encoded by the exons ATGCCCTGGTTCGGTATGGACATCGGTGGCACACTCACAAAGCTGGTGTACTTCGAGCCTCGGGAGACGAACAGGCGGGAACTGGACAAGGAGACAGAAGTCCTGAAGAATATCAGAAGGTATCTCACGAGGAACTCCGCGTATGGAAAGACCGGGAGGCGGGATGTTCATTTACAG ATGGAGAACGTAACAATACGGGGCAGACGAGGAACCCTCCACTTCATACGGTTTCCGACGAGTGAAGTCGGGGCCTTCCTACAGCTGGCTCGGTCTAAGGGCATGGCAGCGTTAGTTAACACCATATACGCGACTGGCGGCGGTGCTTATAAGTTTGAAGAGGACTTCATTAAG GAGGTGAACATGCGTCTCTCCAAGCTAGACGAGCTGGACGCCCTCATCGCTGGAGTGCTGTTCGTGGACTCTATGAACCCACAGGAGTGCTACTACTGGGCGCCGCCCGACCACCTCACGAACAGCAAGGACACG TACGTCAGGAAACCGTTCGACTTCTCCAACCCCTACCCGTTCCTTCTGGTGAACATCGGTAGCGGGGTCTCGATGTTGGTCGTGAACGCTCCCAACGACTACTATCGCGTTAGCGGGACcag tctgGGCGGGGGTACGTTTTTGGGTCTGTGCTGCCTGCTAGCTGGGTGCAGTAGCTTCGAGGAGGCCATCGCACTCGCGGCCTCCGGAGACAACACCACCGTCGACAAACTAGTGCGAGATATATACGGCGGGGACTACGAGCGGTTCGGGCTCAGGGGGGATCTGGTCGCCAGTAG CTTCGGGCACATGTGCTCGGCGGagcggcgcgcgcgcgtgtcCCGCGCCGACCTGGCGCGCGCCACGCTGGTCACCATCACCAACAACATCGGCTCCATCGCGCGCCTCTGCGCCTCCAACGAGCGCCTCGAGCGG gtGGTATTTTGCGGTAACTTCCTAAGAGTGAATCCGCTATCCATGAAGCTATTGTCCTACGCTATGTCGTACTGGTCGAGAGGTGCTCTAAAAGCACTGTTCCTTGAACACGAAGG ATACTTTGGTGCGGTCGGCTGCCTGCTACACTACGACAGCAAAAACCACAAACAGCAGAACGTATCACGACACGCGACTCCGCCCGAGTCCAGACAGGCGGACAGATGA